Proteins co-encoded in one Pseudorhizobium banfieldiae genomic window:
- a CDS encoding ImuA family protein has translation MAKHATAQERLFALRKTIAKLEGKAPTLVSEEQPQGEQKTKRIRFPHRVAMGLPDMDAALDGGLPLDGITEIRTSAMRNAGAGSGFVLALAALIQRQAEASALLWIGDRFSNSEAGLPYPVGLAQYGLKIKHFLQATPRKLEEALWLAETAAASGALAATILEIRGNPSAFGLSESRRLSLRAKAARRPILLLRHAGEEEASSAVFRFRAEPGPASERVLPNGAMLGGSIGFPAFRLTLEKSRNPAPLSFTLEWNSRDRLFILAQPPESSCLSISGSTHSGTGLPAPADGPDRTPALGRLVAFGRAS, from the coding sequence ATGGCCAAGCATGCCACGGCGCAGGAGAGACTTTTTGCCCTGCGTAAGACGATTGCCAAACTGGAAGGCAAGGCTCCCACGCTGGTAAGCGAGGAGCAGCCGCAGGGTGAACAGAAAACCAAACGTATCAGATTTCCCCATCGCGTTGCGATGGGGCTTCCGGACATGGATGCAGCACTGGATGGTGGCTTGCCCCTGGATGGCATAACGGAGATCCGGACATCTGCCATGCGCAATGCCGGAGCAGGCAGTGGTTTTGTTCTGGCGCTGGCGGCTCTTATCCAGCGGCAGGCTGAAGCCTCTGCCCTTTTGTGGATCGGCGACAGATTCTCCAATAGCGAGGCGGGACTGCCTTATCCGGTGGGGCTTGCGCAATATGGTCTCAAGATAAAGCACTTCCTCCAGGCCACACCTCGAAAGCTGGAGGAGGCGTTGTGGCTGGCGGAAACTGCAGCAGCGAGCGGTGCGCTGGCCGCGACCATTCTCGAAATCAGAGGCAATCCTTCTGCATTCGGCCTCTCCGAGAGCCGGAGGCTCAGCTTGCGGGCAAAGGCGGCGAGGCGGCCGATCCTGCTCTTGCGGCATGCGGGCGAGGAGGAGGCGAGCAGCGCCGTCTTCCGCTTCCGTGCCGAACCGGGTCCCGCTTCGGAGCGGGTCCTTCCCAATGGAGCCATGCTTGGCGGCAGCATCGGATTTCCAGCCTTCCGTTTGACGCTTGAGAAGAGCCGCAACCCGGCTCCGCTCTCTTTTACCCTGGAGTGGAATTCCCGTGACCGCCTATTCATACTTGCCCAGCCACCAGAGTCGTCTTGCCTTTCCATCAGCGGGTCAACGCATTCTGGCACTGGTCTTCCCGCACCTGCCGACGGACCGGATCGCACGCCGGCGCTGGGGCGGCTCGTGGCGTTTGGCCGGGCGTCCTGA
- a CDS encoding metallopeptidase family protein, with protein sequence MARIDQTDDWRDRHAPTLSAFESLAIEAYGNLPEEFRALTTNLTIEIEDFPDDEIFEDMALETPFDLLGLFEGRGISERFSMETGELPNRIRLYRRPILDYWAENEETLGDIITHVLIHEIGHHFGLSDDDMERIEASAEEATDR encoded by the coding sequence ATGGCCCGTATAGACCAAACCGACGATTGGCGGGATCGCCACGCGCCGACACTCAGCGCTTTTGAATCGTTGGCCATCGAAGCCTATGGCAACCTGCCGGAAGAATTTCGGGCGCTGACGACCAATTTGACCATCGAGATCGAGGATTTCCCGGATGACGAGATCTTCGAGGACATGGCGCTGGAAACGCCCTTCGACCTGCTCGGCCTCTTCGAAGGGCGCGGCATTTCCGAGCGCTTTTCCATGGAGACCGGCGAGCTGCCGAACCGCATCCGGCTCTACCGCCGTCCGATCCTGGATTATTGGGCCGAGAACGAGGAAACGCTGGGCGATATCATCACCCATGTGCTGATCCACGAGATCGGTCACCATTTCGGTCTGAGCGATGACGATATGGAGCGGATCGAGGCGAGCGCCGAAGAGGCGACGGATCGCTGA
- a CDS encoding DUF1737 domain-containing protein, which yields MKLYRFLTGPDDASFCHRVTDALNKGWDLHGSPSHSFNAAENRMYCGQAVTKTVEGKDYHPDMKLGEQ from the coding sequence ATGAAACTCTACCGCTTCCTGACGGGCCCCGACGACGCCTCCTTCTGCCACCGCGTCACCGATGCCTTGAACAAGGGCTGGGATCTGCATGGATCACCCAGCCACAGCTTCAATGCGGCCGAAAACAGGATGTATTGCGGGCAGGCGGTCACGAAGACCGTCGAAGGGAAGGATTATCATCCGGACATGAAGCTCGGCGAGCAGTAA